A section of the Synergistaceae bacterium genome encodes:
- a CDS encoding phage tail protein I, translated as MKDLYSLSLNDITPRNIAEDSNISALIAAIDPELQALSRGSLEALIWARIDELPENVIDLLAWQLHADFYDLAGTLDVKRKAVKDSLKWHMHKGTVWAIKDALRQIDVEATFRHWHDTGGEPYTFDLKAIVGGEFYRTTGRDKLQSSIHRAIEESKAARSLMNDLDIRIEVEDDAELATATVSLETRDVALGVNLDDMQELLLQFEKRIISRIDSYESTILADLTAQQAAINARLDAIMDMLRWKDMEDAE; from the coding sequence GTGAAAGACCTCTACTCTCTATCCCTCAACGACATTACACCCCGCAACATCGCTGAAGACAGCAACATTTCAGCCCTGATCGCGGCGATTGACCCCGAACTTCAAGCCCTCTCACGGGGCAGCCTCGAGGCATTAATCTGGGCGCGCATCGACGAGCTCCCCGAGAACGTCATTGACCTGCTGGCTTGGCAGTTGCACGCGGACTTCTACGACTTGGCCGGAACTCTGGACGTTAAGCGCAAGGCCGTAAAAGACAGCCTCAAGTGGCACATGCACAAGGGCACTGTCTGGGCAATCAAGGACGCTCTCAGGCAGATTGACGTTGAGGCTACGTTCAGGCATTGGCACGACACAGGCGGTGAGCCCTACACGTTCGACCTTAAGGCCATCGTAGGCGGCGAGTTCTACCGTACTACGGGACGGGACAAACTGCAGAGCTCCATTCACCGCGCAATAGAGGAGAGCAAGGCCGCACGCAGTCTCATGAATGACCTCGACATCCGCATTGAAGTGGAAGATGACGCGGAACTTGCTACGGCAACCGTCAGCCTCGAGACAAGGGATGTCGCTTTAGGAGTGAATTTAGACGACATGCAGGAATTATTGTTACAGTTCGAGAAACGAATAATCAGCCGCATTGATTCGTACGAGAGCACGATACTTGCTGACCTCACAGCACAGCAGGCCGCGATTAACGCACGGCTTGACGCTATCATGGACATGCTACGCTGGAAGGACATGGAGGACGCTGAATGA
- a CDS encoding tail protein X encodes MPSYKTTSGDTWDFIAYKAYNGLGGEKLTSLLIEANPQYRETVIFKAGVVLEVPEAYIPASRTLPPWMR; translated from the coding sequence ATGCCTAGCTACAAGACAACAAGCGGTGACACATGGGACTTCATCGCGTACAAGGCCTACAACGGGTTAGGGGGAGAAAAGCTCACGAGCCTGCTTATTGAGGCTAACCCCCAGTACAGAGAGACGGTTATCTTTAAGGCGGGCGTTGTGCTTGAAGTCCCGGAGGCGTACATTCCCGCGTCAAGGACTTTGCCCCCATGGATGAGATGA
- a CDS encoding IS607 family transposase: MTRYYSIRVFSKLLGVTPQTLRNWDRTGKLKPHHTASNGYRYYSQEQLDEITNVRREKRITIGYCRVSSHKQKDDLNRQCENMQTYLLAQGRPFRIIRDIGSGINYRNKGLLELIELINSNRVDKVVILYKDRLLRFGFELVEEFATLHQCEIEVIDHVEKTEQQELVEDLIQIITVFSCKLQGKRAHKAKKLIQELADAGDEDD; encoded by the coding sequence ATGACACGATATTACTCTATCCGCGTGTTCTCCAAACTGCTGGGCGTTACCCCGCAAACTCTTCGGAACTGGGATAGGACAGGGAAGCTCAAACCCCATCACACTGCATCGAACGGATACCGCTACTATTCACAGGAACAGCTTGACGAAATTACCAACGTCCGGCGGGAGAAGAGAATAACAATCGGTTACTGCCGCGTATCAAGCCACAAACAGAAGGATGACCTCAACCGACAGTGCGAGAACATGCAGACGTATTTGTTAGCACAAGGTAGGCCATTCAGGATAATTCGAGACATCGGGAGCGGAATTAATTACCGCAACAAAGGCCTCTTAGAACTGATAGAGCTGATAAACAGCAACCGCGTCGATAAAGTCGTAATCTTGTATAAAGACAGGCTTCTGCGCTTCGGCTTTGAACTTGTTGAAGAGTTCGCAACCCTACATCAATGCGAGATAGAAGTCATTGACCATGTGGAAAAAACTGAACAGCAGGAGCTCGTAGAAGACTTGATACAGATAATCACAGTCTTTAGCTGTAAATTACAAGGCAAACGAGCTCATAAAGCCAAGAAGTTGATACAGGAACTAGCGGACGCTGGTGATGAAGATGATTAA
- a CDS encoding transposase, with translation MMKMIKTIRVMLIPNNRQRTRLFQFAGTARFAYNWALAEEKRTREAGGKFLQDYELRKRFTQFKREPKNAWLYTISNNVCKQAIKDAADAYIKFFKGLSQPPKYKSRKRSKPSFYVDPVKIKFTQTHVKLESIALSRKKSRQCANWFRLAEHDRIPQDTKYFNPRVSFDGLHWFLTVGIEVEDKAPAENTHDGIGIDLGVKELAVCSSGHVYKNINKTSRVRRLKKKVRRLQRKISRKYTKNKKGESYRKTRNIIKSEHQLLKLTHRLTNIRANHIHQATTEIVKREPSFIVMEDLNVAGMMKNRHLAKAVQEQKLAEFYRIMRYKCDWCGIRFITADRYYASSKLCSVCGRKKADLKLSDRIYRCEHCGAVIDRDLNASMNLYHYGQSITFH, from the coding sequence GTGATGAAGATGATTAAGACCATCCGTGTCATGCTAATTCCCAACAACCGGCAAAGAACACGCCTGTTCCAGTTCGCGGGAACGGCACGGTTCGCTTATAACTGGGCATTGGCTGAAGAGAAGAGAACTCGTGAAGCAGGCGGAAAGTTCTTGCAGGATTACGAACTCCGAAAACGTTTTACGCAGTTCAAGCGAGAGCCTAAAAACGCATGGCTGTACACAATCAGCAACAACGTGTGCAAGCAGGCCATCAAGGATGCCGCTGATGCGTACATAAAGTTCTTCAAGGGTTTATCCCAGCCTCCCAAGTATAAGAGCCGTAAACGTAGCAAGCCCAGCTTTTACGTTGACCCCGTGAAGATAAAGTTCACACAGACACACGTGAAACTGGAGAGCATAGCTCTCAGCAGGAAGAAGAGCCGCCAGTGCGCTAACTGGTTCAGGCTTGCCGAGCACGACCGTATCCCGCAGGACACAAAATACTTTAATCCCCGCGTATCATTCGACGGGCTTCACTGGTTTTTGACGGTAGGAATTGAGGTTGAGGACAAAGCTCCAGCAGAGAATACGCACGACGGCATCGGGATTGACTTAGGCGTGAAAGAACTTGCGGTATGTAGTTCAGGGCACGTCTACAAGAACATCAACAAGACAAGCCGAGTGAGACGGCTGAAGAAAAAGGTGCGCCGGTTACAGCGCAAAATCTCACGCAAATACACTAAGAACAAGAAAGGAGAAAGTTACAGGAAGACACGTAACATTATAAAGAGCGAACACCAGCTTTTGAAGCTAACCCATCGGCTGACGAACATCAGAGCCAATCATATACATCAAGCCACGACCGAGATAGTGAAGCGAGAGCCAAGTTTCATAGTCATGGAGGACTTGAATGTAGCTGGCATGATGAAGAACAGACATCTGGCGAAGGCTGTACAGGAGCAGAAGTTAGCAGAGTTCTACAGGATAATGCGATACAAGTGCGACTGGTGCGGCATAAGGTTTATCACGGCAGACAGATACTACGCGTCGAGCAAATTGTGTTCAGTATGCGGACGCAAGAAGGCAGACTTGAAGCTGTCAGACAGGATATATCGATGCGAGCACTGCGGTGCAGTGATAGACCGAGACCTGAACGCCAGCATGAATTTATACCATTATGGACAATCAATAACATTTCACTGA
- a CDS encoding peptidase M15, translating into MAVDTKNFKVKEFACKCCGWNIIDQRLINMCQALRDELGVPVKVNSGCRCNKHNAEVGGVRNSTHTRGLAADLSCSLGAGALFAAAKKLHAAGKLNDLSYCIKYSRWIHIDCGGARKRLWEDRT; encoded by the coding sequence ATGGCTGTTGATACGAAGAACTTTAAGGTGAAAGAATTTGCGTGCAAGTGCTGCGGCTGGAACATCATTGACCAGAGGCTGATTAACATGTGTCAGGCCTTGCGCGATGAATTAGGCGTTCCCGTCAAGGTGAACAGTGGGTGCAGGTGCAACAAGCACAACGCTGAAGTCGGCGGCGTACGGAACAGCACGCACACTCGGGGATTAGCGGCGGACTTGTCATGCTCTCTTGGAGCGGGGGCACTGTTCGCGGCGGCCAAGAAACTGCATGCGGCGGGCAAGCTCAATGATTTGTCGTACTGCATAAAGTACTCACGCTGGATACACATTGACTGCGGCGGGGCTCGAAAGCGTTTGTGGGAGGATAGGACGTGA